The genomic DNA CTCGTCGAACAGGGGTATGAGCAGACATTGAAATATCTCGAATACAAGTGGGGAATTTGACATGATCCCGTTATCTGCTCTCCTTTCCCGGCCATCGTTGTTTTGACGGCCGGGTGTGTTATTATTTCAGCGGCATAAGCTATTTTCCGAGATATCTTCAGGAAAACCTATGGTCAAGATTTTAGTAACGCTAGGTTTAATACTCTTCTGCGCTTCCGGATGCACAATGTTCACCGCCTGGAGGACTATACCCCCCCCGGGAGGGTGTGATCAGTGTCATACCCTGCCTATCGGCAATAACTGGAGCGTTGTGTACAAAGCTGCATATCTTACGGATGAGAGGGACCGGCTCTACTTCCAGACA from Geobacter sp. DSM 9736 includes the following:
- a CDS encoding cytochrome C, with the translated sequence MVKILVTLGLILFCASGCTMFTAWRTIPPPGGCDQCHTLPIGNNWSVVYKAAYLTDERDRLYFQTEEYNMPKGEQPDSALELRKVEELQCFACHKSPNAAHKGRKGRFHH